In Amycolatopsis endophytica, the following are encoded in one genomic region:
- a CDS encoding amino acid ABC transporter ATP-binding protein, with protein sequence MTEPLLRAVGVRKHFAGTEVLRGIDLSVHKGQVVCLLGPSGAGKSTFLRCVNHLETIDGGQVWVDGEPIGFRLRGGKLHELREREVARQRRDIGMVFQRFNLFAHHTVLGNIIEGPVRVLGLSASEAKRTALDLLDRVGLAHRADAYPAQLSGGQQQRVAIARALAMKPKLMLFDEPTSALDPELVGEVLEVMTSLAAEGMTMVVVTHEMGFAREVADEVVFMADGAVVETGPPARVLGAPEHERTRQFLARIL encoded by the coding sequence ATGACCGAACCGTTGCTGCGCGCGGTCGGCGTGCGCAAGCACTTCGCTGGCACCGAGGTGCTGCGCGGGATCGACCTGTCCGTCCACAAGGGACAAGTGGTGTGCCTGCTCGGGCCGTCCGGCGCGGGCAAGAGCACGTTCCTGCGCTGCGTCAACCACCTGGAGACCATCGACGGCGGGCAGGTGTGGGTGGACGGCGAGCCCATCGGGTTCCGCCTGCGCGGGGGAAAACTGCACGAGCTGCGCGAGCGGGAGGTCGCCCGGCAGCGGCGGGACATCGGTATGGTGTTCCAGCGGTTCAACCTGTTCGCGCACCACACCGTGCTGGGCAACATCATCGAAGGGCCGGTCCGGGTACTCGGGCTGAGCGCGTCCGAAGCGAAACGGACCGCTCTCGACCTGCTGGACCGGGTCGGCCTGGCGCACCGCGCGGACGCCTACCCCGCCCAGCTCTCCGGCGGCCAGCAGCAGCGGGTCGCGATCGCGCGGGCGCTGGCGATGAAACCGAAGCTGATGCTGTTCGACGAGCCGACCTCGGCGCTGGACCCGGAACTGGTCGGCGAGGTCCTCGAGGTGATGACCTCGCTCGCCGCCGAAGGGATGACAATGGTGGTCGTGACACACGAGATGGGGTTCGCGCGGGAGGTGGCCGACGAGGTCGTCTTCATGGCCGACGGCGCGGTCGTCGAAACCGGACCGCCCGCGCGGGTCCTCGGCGCGCCGGAGCACGAGCGCACCCGGCAGTTCCTGGCGCGCATCCTCTGA
- a CDS encoding amino acid ABC transporter permease codes for MPEADLTTRAPDTELPIVRLRHWGRWVSAVIILALLAGLGIVLAQAKIFYDTVPEFLWYHVMAVGLLNTVLLAVIAQAVAIVIGVVIALMRRSANPVARVVAAVYIWLFRGLPVLLQILIWFNLALVFEFVSIPLPFTGGYLIHEPTNVIVSAFVAALLGLALNESAYMAEIVRAGLNSVDRGQTEAAKSVGMTPATTLRRIVLPQAMRVIIPPTGNDFINMLKGTSMASVIGVTELIHAANNISSNNLLVMETLLAAAIWYMVVVTVASVGQHYLERAFAGDSAAPRPWSRVGRTLTTWRRA; via the coding sequence ATGCCGGAAGCTGACCTGACCACACGAGCGCCGGACACCGAGCTGCCCATCGTGCGCCTGCGCCACTGGGGTCGCTGGGTCTCCGCGGTGATCATCCTGGCGTTGCTGGCCGGGCTCGGGATCGTGCTGGCGCAGGCGAAGATCTTCTACGACACGGTGCCCGAGTTCCTGTGGTACCACGTGATGGCGGTCGGCCTGCTCAACACCGTGCTGCTGGCCGTCATCGCGCAGGCCGTGGCGATCGTCATCGGTGTCGTGATCGCGCTGATGCGCCGTTCGGCCAATCCGGTGGCCCGCGTCGTCGCCGCCGTCTACATCTGGCTGTTCCGCGGGCTGCCGGTGCTGCTGCAGATCCTGATCTGGTTCAACCTGGCGCTGGTGTTCGAGTTCGTGTCGATCCCGCTGCCCTTCACCGGCGGCTACCTGATCCACGAGCCGACCAACGTCATCGTCAGCGCGTTCGTCGCCGCGCTGCTCGGCCTCGCCCTCAACGAGAGCGCCTACATGGCCGAAATCGTGCGCGCCGGCCTGAACAGCGTGGACCGCGGGCAGACGGAGGCGGCGAAGTCGGTCGGCATGACGCCGGCGACGACACTGCGCCGGATCGTGCTGCCGCAGGCGATGCGGGTCATCATCCCGCCCACCGGCAACGACTTCATCAACATGCTCAAGGGCACGTCGATGGCATCGGTGATCGGGGTGACCGAGCTGATCCACGCGGCGAACAACATCTCGTCGAACAACCTGCTGGTGATGGAAACGCTGCTGGCCGCGGCGATCTGGTACATGGTCGTGGTGACCGTCGCGAGCGTCGGGCAGCACTACCTGGAGCGCGCGTTCGCCGGTGACTCGGCCGCGCCCCGGCCGTGGTCGCGGGTCGGCCGCACGCTGACGACGTGGCGGAGGGCCTGA
- a CDS encoding ABC transporter substrate-binding protein, producing MSARSRVTRWGGLTVGCLLLTAACGGGPDGAGGDSATGSDVPDTAAILQAVTKDPQLAATLPADIARAGALNIGSNMQSAPNNFYSSDGKTPVGFEVDIAKAVAAKLGLTANHTDMAFGSLITSLQSGRLDLTMAGMNDTRARQAQIDFVDYFTSGITIMIRKGNPDGITGPDSLCGKTVAVVQGTSHQTFAAEQSAKCVQGGKPEVTTTATDSDSQNQNQLRTGRVAAILNDLPTAAYVSRTAGGGEFFEVVPGEPINGGPYGIGVDKADPQLRDAVEKALSALVADGTYGKILDAWGVRQGAITKVTVNAGS from the coding sequence ATGTCTGCGAGGTCACGAGTGACGCGCTGGGGTGGGCTGACCGTCGGCTGCCTGCTGCTCACGGCGGCCTGCGGGGGCGGTCCCGACGGCGCCGGGGGCGACAGCGCGACCGGTTCGGACGTTCCGGACACCGCGGCGATCCTGCAGGCCGTCACGAAGGACCCGCAGCTCGCCGCCACGCTGCCCGCCGACATCGCCCGGGCCGGAGCGCTCAACATCGGCTCGAACATGCAGTCGGCGCCCAACAACTTCTACTCCTCCGACGGCAAGACGCCGGTCGGGTTCGAAGTGGACATCGCGAAGGCCGTCGCGGCCAAGCTGGGCCTGACCGCGAACCACACCGACATGGCGTTCGGCTCGCTGATCACCAGCCTGCAGTCCGGCAGGCTCGACCTGACGATGGCCGGGATGAACGACACGCGGGCCCGGCAGGCGCAGATCGACTTCGTGGACTACTTCACCTCGGGCATCACGATCATGATCCGCAAGGGCAACCCGGACGGCATCACCGGCCCGGACTCGCTGTGCGGCAAGACCGTCGCCGTCGTGCAGGGCACCAGCCACCAGACCTTCGCCGCCGAGCAGAGCGCGAAGTGCGTCCAGGGCGGCAAGCCCGAGGTGACCACGACGGCCACCGACAGCGACTCGCAGAACCAGAACCAGCTGCGCACCGGCCGCGTCGCCGCGATCCTCAACGACCTGCCGACCGCGGCCTACGTCTCCAGGACGGCGGGCGGCGGCGAGTTCTTCGAGGTCGTGCCGGGTGAGCCGATCAACGGCGGGCCATACGGCATCGGGGTCGACAAGGCCGATCCGCAGCTGCGCGACGCCGTCGAGAAGGCCCTGTCCGCGCTAGTGGCCGACGGCACCTACGGCAAGATCCTCGACGCGTGGGGCGTGCGGCAGGGCGCGATCACGAAGGTGACGGTCAATGCCGGAAGCTGA
- a CDS encoding polysaccharide deacetylase family protein, whose product MRYQVLRPPYCYRWAVLISVVLVTTSLIISLSWSGAQGSETASPPQRARASTTPEPAAAPAAAGPVRTAARPGRFVALTFDDGPDPTYTPQVLDLLEQHGAVATFCMVGTQVRRHPELVAQVVERGMRLCDHTVSHDEELARRNEARISAEITGTQADLRLAADGDVSIPYFRAPGGNWSETITAIASREGMTSLGWSVDSRDWTLPGTPAIVATVRQAVQPGAVILLHDGGGQRKQTVAALTELLPWLVAQGYQFDFPAT is encoded by the coding sequence ATGCGTTATCAGGTGCTGCGCCCGCCGTACTGCTACCGGTGGGCCGTCCTGATCTCCGTGGTGCTCGTGACCACTTCGTTGATCATTTCGCTGTCCTGGTCCGGCGCGCAAGGATCCGAAACCGCATCCCCGCCCCAGCGGGCACGAGCCTCGACGACACCGGAGCCGGCCGCCGCACCCGCCGCGGCCGGGCCCGTCCGCACCGCCGCGCGCCCGGGCCGGTTCGTCGCGCTGACCTTCGACGACGGCCCTGATCCCACCTACACGCCGCAGGTACTGGACCTGCTGGAGCAGCACGGCGCGGTGGCCACGTTCTGCATGGTCGGCACCCAGGTGCGGCGCCATCCGGAACTGGTCGCGCAGGTCGTGGAACGCGGAATGCGGTTGTGCGATCACACCGTCAGCCACGACGAAGAACTGGCCCGGCGCAACGAGGCGCGCATTTCCGCGGAGATCACCGGCACGCAGGCGGATCTGCGTCTCGCCGCCGACGGCGACGTTTCCATTCCCTATTTCCGCGCGCCAGGGGGAAACTGGTCGGAAACGATCACCGCGATCGCTTCCCGCGAAGGGATGACGTCGTTGGGCTGGTCGGTGGATTCCCGTGATTGGACCCTGCCCGGCACGCCGGCGATCGTGGCGACGGTGCGGCAGGCCGTCCAGCCGGGGGCGGTGATCCTCCTGCACGACGGCGGCGGCCAGCGCAAGCAGACGGTCGCCGCGCTCACGGAGCTGCTGCCCTGGCTGGTCGCGCAGGGCTACCAGTTCGACTTCCCGGCGACCTGA
- a CDS encoding phosphotransferase has product MDHTEIPLRGGNVSTGVVQVGRTVRRPAGPWTPAVHALLAHLHTAGFTGAPKPLGVDEQNREVLTFIPGRVAWPDHFALLDPDVHLARVARLVRDFHDAVAGFVPPPDAQWQVLVPADGSDIIAHHDLAPWNLILGDPHWAFIDWDVAAPGTRLWDVAYALHGFVPLSADARWSRVDAGHRLRVFVDAYGLDETQRRDLITLLAPRAQAMHTFLGAQAAAGKQPWARLWHEGHGRVWEADAAYIGRRRQDWERALLD; this is encoded by the coding sequence ATGGACCACACCGAGATCCCCCTCCGCGGTGGCAACGTCAGCACCGGGGTGGTGCAGGTCGGCCGGACCGTGCGCCGTCCGGCCGGTCCCTGGACCCCCGCCGTCCACGCCCTGCTCGCCCACCTGCACACGGCCGGTTTCACCGGTGCCCCCAAGCCGTTGGGCGTCGATGAGCAGAACCGGGAAGTGCTGACCTTCATCCCCGGCCGCGTGGCCTGGCCGGACCACTTCGCCCTGCTCGACCCCGACGTGCACCTCGCCCGGGTCGCCCGGCTCGTCCGCGACTTCCACGACGCGGTCGCCGGCTTCGTTCCGCCGCCGGACGCGCAGTGGCAAGTCCTCGTCCCGGCGGACGGGTCCGACATCATCGCCCACCACGATCTCGCCCCCTGGAACCTGATCCTCGGTGATCCGCACTGGGCGTTCATCGACTGGGACGTCGCCGCGCCGGGCACCCGCTTGTGGGATGTCGCCTACGCGCTCCACGGCTTCGTGCCGTTGTCGGCCGATGCGCGGTGGAGCCGGGTGGATGCCGGGCACCGCCTGCGGGTTTTCGTCGACGCCTACGGCTTGGACGAGACTCAACGGCGCGACCTCATCACTCTGCTGGCACCGCGCGCCCAAGCCATGCACACTTTTCTCGGCGCACAGGCGGCTGCGGGAAAGCAGCCCTGGGCACGACTGTGGCACGAGGGCCACGGCAGGGTGTGGGAAGCCGACGCCGCCTACATCGGGCGACGCCGTCAGGATTGGGAACGCGCACTGCTCGACTGA
- the dinB gene encoding DNA polymerase IV: MFVTNEGPILHADLDAFYASVEQRDDASLRGRPVVVGGGVVLAASYEAKARGVRTAMGCAQALRLCPSAVVVPPRMSAYSAASKAVFAVFEDTTPLVEGLSIDEAFLDVGGLARIAGTPSRIAAGLRRAVAERVGLPITVGVARTKFLAKVASGVAKPDGLLVVPHDEELEFLHPLPVERLWGVGTVTAGKLRAKGIRTVGQVAERGEAELVALLGRAGGRHLFALAHNRDPRPVVAGRRRRSMGAQRALGRRPRSPTELDEIVAALADRLARRLRAAHRVCRTVVLRLRFADFSRATRSRTVSHPTAHTEDILATARALLAAAMPDIREHGITLIGLALSNLDDDTPLQLELPFDDQPPGALDAALDEVRDRYGSKAVTRAMLLGRDDGPTVPLLPD; encoded by the coding sequence GTGTTCGTGACGAACGAGGGCCCGATCCTGCATGCCGACCTGGACGCGTTCTACGCGTCGGTCGAGCAGCGTGACGACGCGTCGTTGCGTGGCAGGCCGGTCGTCGTGGGCGGCGGAGTGGTGCTCGCGGCAAGTTACGAGGCCAAGGCACGCGGGGTCCGCACGGCGATGGGGTGTGCTCAGGCCCTGCGGCTGTGCCCGTCGGCCGTCGTGGTACCGCCGCGGATGTCGGCCTACAGCGCGGCGAGCAAGGCCGTGTTCGCCGTGTTCGAGGACACCACGCCGCTGGTCGAGGGGCTCTCGATCGACGAGGCGTTCCTCGACGTCGGTGGCCTCGCCCGGATCGCGGGCACGCCGAGCCGGATCGCTGCTGGCCTGCGGCGCGCGGTCGCCGAGCGGGTGGGGCTGCCGATCACGGTCGGCGTCGCGCGCACGAAGTTCCTCGCCAAGGTCGCCAGCGGGGTGGCGAAACCGGACGGGCTGCTCGTCGTGCCGCACGACGAGGAGCTGGAGTTCCTGCACCCGTTGCCGGTCGAGCGGTTATGGGGCGTGGGCACGGTGACGGCCGGGAAGCTGCGTGCGAAGGGCATCCGCACGGTGGGGCAGGTCGCCGAGCGTGGCGAGGCGGAGCTGGTGGCGCTGCTCGGCCGGGCCGGCGGGCGGCACCTGTTCGCGCTCGCGCACAACCGGGATCCGCGCCCGGTGGTGGCCGGCAGGCGGCGGCGGTCCATGGGAGCCCAGCGCGCCCTGGGACGCCGGCCGCGTTCGCCCACGGAGCTCGACGAGATCGTCGCCGCACTGGCCGACCGGCTGGCGCGGCGGTTGCGGGCCGCGCACCGCGTGTGCCGGACGGTGGTGCTGCGCCTGCGGTTCGCCGATTTCAGCCGCGCGACCAGATCGCGGACCGTATCGCACCCGACGGCGCACACGGAGGACATCCTCGCGACCGCGCGCGCACTGCTCGCCGCCGCGATGCCGGACATCCGCGAGCACGGGATCACGCTCATCGGCCTCGCCCTGTCCAATCTGGATGACGACACCCCACTGCAACTGGAGCTGCCCTTCGACGATCAACCACCCGGCGCGCTCGACGCGGCGCTGGACGAGGTACGGGACCGCTACGGCTCGAAAGCCGTCACCCGCGCGATGCTCCTCGGCCGGGACGACGGCCCGACGGTGCCCCTGCTGCCCGACTGA
- a CDS encoding DinB family protein, producing the protein MSAKDDLHSCLRAARETVLWKLDGLPEYDRRRPLTPTGTNLLGLVKHLTGCEAGYFGAPFGRPFERELPWLADTEPNADMWARPTESSAEIVALYREACAHADVTIEAFDLDAPGHIPQWGGDGEVTLHRILVHMTAETQRHAGHADIVRELVDGATGLRPSHRDLPDAGEQWWSGYRERVERAAREALP; encoded by the coding sequence ATGAGCGCGAAGGACGATCTGCACTCCTGCCTGCGGGCGGCCCGCGAAACGGTGCTGTGGAAACTCGACGGGCTGCCGGAGTACGACAGGCGCCGTCCGCTGACACCGACGGGCACGAACCTGCTCGGTCTGGTCAAGCACCTCACCGGCTGCGAGGCGGGCTACTTCGGTGCGCCGTTCGGCAGGCCGTTCGAGCGCGAGCTGCCGTGGCTGGCCGATACCGAGCCGAACGCGGACATGTGGGCGCGCCCCACCGAGTCCAGCGCGGAGATCGTCGCGCTCTACCGCGAAGCCTGCGCGCACGCGGACGTCACCATCGAGGCGTTCGACCTCGACGCGCCCGGTCACATTCCGCAGTGGGGCGGCGACGGCGAGGTCACCCTCCACCGGATCCTCGTGCACATGACCGCCGAAACCCAGCGCCATGCCGGGCACGCCGATATCGTGCGCGAGCTCGTCGACGGAGCCACCGGGTTGCGGCCGAGCCACCGCGACCTGCCCGACGCCGGCGAGCAGTGGTGGAGCGGGTACCGGGAGCGAGTGGAGCGGGCGGCGCGCGAAGCCTTGCCTTGA